In a single window of the Streptomyces sp. CGMCC 4.7035 genome:
- a CDS encoding DUF397 domain-containing protein — protein MTEARNIEVETQVDTQVETQVQIKARKERERDELYALDISGVEWHSAPGTEEHEERVEIAYLPEGAVAMRSSLDPDTVLRYTEAEWRAFVLGARDGEFDLEPAPHNGGVSAE, from the coding sequence ATGACCGAGGCACGGAACATCGAGGTCGAGACTCAGGTCGACACCCAGGTCGAGACTCAGGTCCAGATCAAGGCGCGCAAGGAGCGGGAGCGGGACGAGCTGTACGCCCTCGACATCTCGGGAGTCGAGTGGCACAGCGCGCCCGGTACCGAGGAACACGAGGAGCGGGTCGAGATCGCGTACCTGCCGGAGGGTGCCGTGGCCATGCGTTCGTCCCTCGATCCCGACACCGTGCTGCGGTACACCGAGGCGGAGTGGCGGGCGTTCGTACTCGGGGCCCGGGACGGGGAGTTCGACCTGGAACCGGCGCCGCACAACGGTGGGGTGTCGGCCGAGTAG
- the eccCa gene encoding type VII secretion protein EccCa, producing MSVVIIKRPPRIAPPVVPDGEVKLETPPEIPREGEEGMLMTLLPMMGMLGSVGFFFMPGLPSYMRVVGGLMLASTLAMAIAQFAKSRQGGGAGMAQDRRDYFRYLEQVRKDVHKTAELQRRSQLFQHPDPDQLWAVAADGKRLWERRPTDGDFASVRIGRGTQQLNTPLVAPETAPKEELEPLTAAAMKAFLDAHGSLSDLPVSVSLRAFYHVTVCGDSDTVYGNARAALAQLATLHSPEDLMVAVVAHPSAAADWDWIKWLPHSQHPKAKDGAGSARLLFDDLGELEEALADQLDDRPRWNRDANPVYDQPHLIVVLDGGTVPPDSELASAEGLQGVTFLEIAPGELEEELRAGLTAYVKPDRMQLFVGHESAYTGKPDVLNAAQAESLARQLAPFRVGSAEEGEPLLSNLDFTDLMGIGDAGSVDVSRTWRPRTLHERLRVPIGVGENGEPVMLDLKEASQEGMGPHGLCVGATGSGKSELLRTLVLGLAVTHSSETLNFILADFKGGATFAGMADMPHTAAVITNLADDLTLVDRMRDAITGEMQRRQELLRTAGNYANLHDYEKARAAGAALEPMASLVIVLDEFSELLTAKPDFIDMFIQIGRIGRSLGVHLLLASQRLEEGKLRGLDTYLSYRIGLRTFSAAESRTAIGVPDAYHLPSIPGSGYLRYDTDTMVRFKAAYVSGPYHGEGPSRVHRSTQLRPALFTAEHVALPPQPVIEDAESDNRVDDALADTVLDVIVNKMVNQGPPAHQVWLPPLDEAPSLEQLLPQLAVTQERGLTAPEYTALGRLNVPIGLVDKPFEQRRDVLYRDFSGGAGHGLFVGGPQSGKSTLLRTLISSFALTHTPSEVQFYCLDFGGGGLISMEELAHVGGVANRLDAEKVRRTVSEVEGILNAREEYFRANNIDSIQTYRQRRASGLLPDQPWGDVFLIVDGWATFKTDYELLEATVTDMATRGLGFGVHVILTASRYTEVRPALKDMLQNRIELRLGDPTESEIDRKVAQNVPATVPGRGLSLDKLHFMTALPRVDGSSETEDLSEATAILVRGINDNWQGNHAPAVRLLPTMLAADRLPKGFEHPERGVAIGIDESALAPVFVDFETDPHFIVFGESESGKSAILRLLIKQITERYTPDQAKIVMGDYRRAHLEGVPDSHLSRYCASAPALSETLEGLAGSMSRRMPGPDVTPEQLRNRSWYSSPDAFVIVDDYDLVATGMNPLAPLVEYLPFARDIGLRVIIARSSGGASRSLYEPVMQRMRELGAQGIVLSGDRSEGALLGNITGSQLPPGRGYFHTRRRGGQLIQTGWLPARF from the coding sequence GTGAGCGTCGTCATCATCAAACGGCCGCCGCGGATAGCGCCGCCGGTCGTCCCGGACGGCGAGGTCAAACTGGAGACGCCGCCCGAGATCCCGCGCGAGGGCGAAGAGGGCATGCTGATGACCCTGCTGCCCATGATGGGCATGCTGGGTTCCGTCGGCTTCTTCTTCATGCCGGGTCTCCCCTCCTACATGAGGGTGGTCGGCGGGCTGATGCTGGCCTCGACCCTGGCCATGGCCATCGCCCAGTTCGCCAAGTCCCGGCAGGGCGGCGGCGCGGGGATGGCCCAGGACCGGCGCGACTACTTCCGGTATCTGGAGCAGGTCCGCAAGGACGTGCACAAGACCGCGGAGCTCCAGCGGCGCAGCCAGCTCTTCCAGCACCCCGACCCGGACCAGTTGTGGGCGGTCGCGGCCGACGGCAAGCGTCTGTGGGAGCGGCGCCCGACCGACGGGGACTTCGCATCCGTACGGATCGGCCGTGGCACTCAGCAGCTGAACACCCCGCTCGTCGCCCCGGAGACCGCTCCGAAGGAGGAGTTGGAGCCGCTGACCGCGGCGGCCATGAAGGCCTTCCTCGACGCGCACGGCAGCCTGTCGGACCTGCCCGTCTCCGTCTCGCTGCGCGCCTTCTACCACGTGACGGTGTGCGGAGACAGTGACACGGTCTACGGCAACGCCCGCGCTGCCCTGGCCCAGCTGGCGACGCTGCATTCGCCGGAGGACCTGATGGTCGCCGTGGTGGCGCACCCCTCCGCGGCGGCGGACTGGGACTGGATCAAGTGGCTCCCGCACAGCCAGCACCCGAAGGCCAAGGACGGAGCGGGCTCGGCCCGGCTCCTCTTCGACGACCTCGGGGAGCTGGAGGAGGCGCTGGCGGACCAGTTGGACGACAGGCCTCGCTGGAACCGGGACGCGAACCCCGTCTACGACCAGCCGCACCTGATCGTGGTGCTCGACGGTGGCACCGTGCCGCCGGACTCCGAACTCGCCAGTGCCGAAGGGCTCCAGGGCGTCACCTTCCTGGAGATCGCCCCGGGTGAGCTGGAGGAGGAGCTGCGCGCCGGTCTGACGGCCTATGTGAAGCCGGACAGGATGCAGCTGTTCGTCGGCCACGAGTCCGCGTACACCGGAAAGCCCGATGTGCTGAACGCGGCGCAGGCGGAGTCCCTGGCACGGCAGCTCGCCCCGTTCCGGGTCGGCTCGGCGGAGGAGGGCGAACCCCTTCTGTCCAACCTGGACTTCACCGATCTCATGGGCATCGGCGACGCCGGTTCCGTCGACGTCTCCCGCACCTGGCGTCCGCGCACGCTGCACGAGCGGCTGCGGGTGCCGATCGGTGTCGGCGAGAACGGCGAGCCGGTCATGCTCGACCTCAAGGAGGCCTCGCAGGAGGGCATGGGCCCGCACGGCCTGTGCGTCGGCGCGACCGGTTCCGGCAAGTCCGAGCTGCTGCGCACGCTGGTGCTCGGTCTCGCGGTGACGCACTCCTCGGAGACGCTGAACTTCATCCTCGCGGACTTCAAGGGCGGTGCGACCTTCGCGGGCATGGCGGACATGCCGCACACCGCGGCCGTCATCACCAACCTCGCGGACGACCTCACGCTCGTCGACCGTATGCGGGACGCGATCACGGGTGAGATGCAGCGCCGGCAGGAGCTGCTGCGCACGGCGGGCAACTACGCCAATCTGCACGACTACGAGAAGGCCCGGGCGGCGGGCGCCGCCCTGGAGCCGATGGCCTCGCTGGTCATCGTGCTCGACGAGTTCTCCGAACTCCTCACCGCCAAGCCGGACTTCATCGACATGTTCATCCAGATCGGCCGTATCGGCCGTTCGCTGGGTGTGCATCTGCTGCTGGCGTCGCAGCGTCTGGAGGAGGGCAAGCTGCGGGGTCTGGACACCTACCTCTCGTACCGGATCGGTCTGCGCACCTTCTCCGCGGCCGAGTCCCGTACGGCGATCGGTGTCCCGGACGCCTACCACCTGCCGTCGATCCCCGGCTCCGGCTACCTGCGGTACGACACCGACACCATGGTCCGCTTCAAGGCCGCGTACGTGTCGGGGCCGTACCACGGCGAGGGCCCGTCCCGGGTGCACCGCTCCACCCAGCTGCGGCCCGCGCTGTTCACGGCGGAGCACGTGGCGCTGCCCCCGCAGCCCGTGATCGAGGACGCGGAGTCCGACAACCGGGTGGACGACGCGCTCGCCGACACCGTCCTGGACGTCATCGTGAACAAGATGGTCAACCAGGGACCGCCCGCCCACCAGGTGTGGCTGCCCCCGCTCGACGAGGCACCCTCGCTGGAACAGCTTCTCCCCCAGCTCGCCGTCACCCAGGAGCGCGGCCTGACCGCGCCCGAGTACACGGCGCTCGGCCGGCTCAACGTACCGATCGGCCTGGTGGACAAGCCGTTCGAGCAGCGGCGCGACGTGCTGTACCGGGACTTCTCGGGCGGTGCGGGCCACGGTCTGTTCGTCGGCGGTCCGCAGTCCGGCAAGTCGACTCTGCTGCGCACGCTCATCTCGTCCTTCGCCCTCACCCACACGCCTTCCGAAGTGCAGTTCTACTGCCTGGACTTCGGCGGTGGCGGTCTGATCTCGATGGAGGAGCTGGCGCACGTCGGCGGGGTCGCCAACCGGCTCGACGCCGAGAAGGTGCGCCGTACCGTCAGCGAGGTCGAGGGCATCCTGAACGCGCGCGAGGAGTACTTCCGCGCGAACAACATCGACTCGATCCAGACGTACCGACAGCGCAGGGCCTCCGGGCTGCTGCCCGACCAGCCCTGGGGAGACGTCTTCCTCATCGTCGACGGCTGGGCGACCTTCAAGACGGACTACGAGCTGCTCGAAGCGACCGTCACCGACATGGCGACGCGTGGTCTCGGCTTCGGTGTGCACGTGATTCTGACCGCCAGCCGCTACACGGAAGTGCGGCCGGCTCTCAAGGACATGCTGCAGAACCGCATCGAGCTGCGGCTCGGTGACCCGACCGAGTCGGAGATCGACCGCAAGGTCGCCCAGAACGTTCCCGCCACTGTCCCGGGCCGCGGTCTGAGCCTGGACAAGCTGCACTTCATGACGGCGCTGCCACGCGTCGACGGTTCGTCGGAGACGGAGGACCTGTCGGAAGCCACGGCGATCCTCGTCCGGGGCATCAACGACAACTGGCAGGGCAACCACGCCCCGGCCGTACGGCTGCTGCCCACCATGCTCGCCGCGGACCGGCTGCCCAAGGGCTTCGAGCACCCGGAGCGCGGTGTCGCCATCGGTATCGACGAGTCGGCGCTCGCGCCCGTCTTCGTCGACTTCGAGACGGACCCGCACTTCATTGTGTTCGGCGAGAGCGAGTCCGGTAAGTCCGCGATCCTGAGGCTGCTCATCAAGCAGATCACCGAGCGCTACACGCCCGATCAGGCGAAGATCGTCATGGGTGACTACCGGCGCGCCCACCTGGAGGGCGTACCGGATTCGCACCTGTCGCGCTACTGCGCGTCGGCACCCGCTCTGTCGGAGACGCTGGAAGGCCTGGCCGGTTCGATGAGCCGTCGTATGCCGGGTCCGGACGTCACGCCCGAGCAGTTGCGCAACCGCAGTTGGTACAGCAGCCCGGACGCGTTCGTCATCGTCGACGACTACGACCTGGTGGCGACGGGCATGAACCCGCTCGCCCCGCTCGTGGAGTACCTTCCCTTCGCCCGTGACATCGGCCTGCGCGTCATCATCGCGCGCTCCTCGGGCGGTGCCAGCCGGTCGCTGTACGAGCCGGTGATGCAGCGGATGCGCGAGCTCGGCGCCCAGGGCATCGTGCTCTCCGGCGACCGGTCGGAGGGTGCCCTGCTGGGCAACATCACAGGGTCCCAGTTGCCGCCCGGACGTGGGTACTTCCACACGCGGCGGCGCGGTGGGCAGCTGATTCAGACGGGGTGGCTGCCGGCGCGGTTCTGA
- the eccD gene encoding type VII secretion integral membrane protein EccD — protein sequence MSTGTSTGFCRITIAAPDSRVDVALPEDLPIQDLFPEIVRLSGLAQSDTSPAGYHLVRREGQVLDASRSLLEHRVRDGEVLLLRTFADSLPPAVHDDVVDAIAAAVKQDIRSWNDNLMRVAGLVSGALLLVMLGFVFWFADPVRHDMHGLQGILAGVVALTLTALAGVRARVYDDRASAVALGVSALPHALIAGSGVIPQDAGEGPGRIQFLVGCVVVLLFSVVLIMLLPQGDAPFVAAALAAAIGTLAVFCGVLTEAEPREIAAGTSVVALAVVGFLPGWSARFAKLPIGFRNPEDLARARREGVEGDLEAVDVQRIVAQTSRGHELLLGLVGGCAAVIVGAGGAVLGFSDSGWAQLLALCTGLAAMLRARLFRYTAQVTCLFVAGVVTLGLLVLGLAISPPADVVIELLKGNSGPVDIRTLWLGASVAAGVLLLIAIALIVPQKGLSPFWGRMLDLADSLVLLSLIPVCLAVLDVYGKVRGGV from the coding sequence GTGAGCACGGGGACTTCGACTGGTTTCTGCCGAATCACCATCGCAGCGCCGGACAGCCGTGTCGATGTCGCGCTGCCGGAGGACCTGCCGATCCAGGACCTCTTTCCCGAGATCGTCAGGCTCTCGGGCCTGGCTCAGTCGGACACCAGTCCCGCCGGTTACCACCTCGTACGCCGCGAGGGCCAAGTCCTCGACGCGAGCCGCTCGTTGCTCGAGCACCGGGTCAGGGACGGCGAAGTGCTGCTGTTGCGAACGTTTGCCGACTCGCTGCCGCCGGCTGTTCACGACGACGTGGTGGATGCGATCGCCGCCGCGGTCAAGCAGGACATCCGCAGCTGGAACGACAACCTGATGCGGGTGGCCGGTCTCGTCTCCGGTGCGCTGCTGCTGGTCATGCTCGGCTTCGTCTTCTGGTTCGCGGATCCGGTACGGCACGACATGCACGGCCTCCAGGGCATCCTCGCCGGCGTGGTCGCACTGACCCTGACGGCACTCGCCGGCGTACGGGCCCGGGTCTACGACGACCGCGCCTCCGCCGTCGCGCTCGGTGTCTCGGCGCTGCCGCACGCGCTCATCGCGGGCTCCGGCGTCATTCCCCAGGACGCCGGTGAAGGCCCCGGCCGGATCCAGTTCCTCGTCGGCTGTGTCGTCGTACTGCTCTTCTCCGTCGTGCTGATCATGCTGCTGCCGCAGGGAGACGCCCCGTTCGTGGCCGCCGCGCTGGCCGCCGCGATCGGCACGCTCGCGGTGTTCTGCGGTGTGCTCACCGAGGCGGAGCCGCGGGAGATCGCCGCCGGCACCTCGGTCGTCGCGCTGGCGGTCGTCGGCTTCCTGCCCGGATGGTCGGCCCGCTTCGCCAAGCTTCCGATCGGTTTCCGCAACCCGGAGGACCTGGCCAGGGCCCGCCGTGAGGGCGTGGAGGGCGACCTGGAGGCCGTCGACGTCCAGCGCATCGTCGCCCAGACCAGCCGGGGCCATGAGCTGCTGCTCGGACTGGTCGGCGGCTGCGCGGCCGTCATCGTCGGCGCGGGTGGTGCGGTGCTCGGCTTCAGCGACAGCGGCTGGGCCCAGCTGCTGGCCCTGTGCACCGGCCTGGCCGCGATGCTGCGGGCGCGCCTGTTCCGGTACACCGCCCAGGTCACCTGCCTGTTCGTGGCCGGTGTCGTCACACTCGGTCTGCTGGTGCTCGGCCTCGCGATCTCGCCCCCGGCCGACGTCGTCATCGAACTGCTCAAGGGCAACTCCGGTCCCGTCGACATCCGGACCCTGTGGCTCGGCGCCTCGGTCGCGGCCGGCGTGCTGCTTCTGATCGCGATCGCCCTGATCGTGCCGCAGAAGGGACTCTCCCCCTTCTGGGGCCGCATGCTGGACCTCGCGGACTCCCTGGTGCTGCTCTCCCTGATCCCGGTCTGCCTGGCCGTCCTCGACGTCTACGGCAAGGTCCGCGGCGGAGTCTGA
- the rpsO gene encoding 30S ribosomal protein S15 has protein sequence MSLDAATKKQIIAEFGQKEGDTGSPEVQVAMLSRRISDLTEHLKIHKHDHHSRRGLLILVGQRRRLLQYLAKKDIQRFRTLVDRLGIRRGAAGAK, from the coding sequence GTGTCGCTCGACGCCGCTACGAAGAAGCAGATCATCGCCGAGTTCGGCCAGAAGGAGGGCGACACCGGCTCCCCCGAGGTCCAGGTCGCCATGCTCTCGCGCCGCATCTCCGACCTGACCGAGCACCTCAAGATCCACAAGCACGACCACCACTCCCGCCGTGGTCTGCTGATCCTGGTCGGTCAGCGTCGCCGCCTGCTGCAGTACCTGGCCAAGAAGGACATCCAGCGCTTCCGTACGCTGGTCGACCGCCTCGGCATCCGCCGCGGTGCGGCGGGCGCCAAGTAA